In Amia ocellicauda isolate fAmiCal2 chromosome 7, fAmiCal2.hap1, whole genome shotgun sequence, one genomic interval encodes:
- the tfr1b gene encoding transferrin receptor 1b has product MDQARSAISNIFRGEPLTYTRFSLAQNMEGENSHVEMKLSDGDEEVGNSVGEHHDPRIVKSRRSPRSACCMIIVVLLIFLIGFMIGYLAERRRTGDQTCSQAQYSPAESSDDETPVEPQPPLDWNDLKNLLTTKITTQTFETQIKDFKSNSHEAGSEGDEKLASTAFNKFKSYGMNPWIDEHFIKVQTLHSTKSNKVTIGDTEIYTSQKGYLSYSATGTVKGSLVYAYQGRPEDFKVLMEKNINLTGSVVLVRAGQLSFAEQVANAEKVKAAAVLIYPDRKEYRNLPTNTELFGHVHLGSGDPYTPGFPSFNHTQFPPATSSGLPGILAQTITADAAKKLFTNLSGDLAPTEWSGSMDVIYRLNSASDLVQVEVNNVLVEKSIHNIFGVIKGLVDPDRYVVIGAQRDSWGPGFAKSTVGTTLLMELARAITEMKNDGYMPRRSLVFASWSAGDFGSVGATEWQEGFMSMLHLKAAAYINLDRVVLGSDKFQASASPLLYSLIGSTLNSVKAPGSSSSGTIYSTSGSEYWESSLMVPMKMDDAAYSFLSFSGIPSFSFGFIQTIQPYQYLGTAEDTQDKLYVVTNGQISIRAVAAAQVAGQMALRLTHDHLLRLDVDRYTKSLGAVIYKLRQRKSQLQASANLTLNWMASAHGDFSRAARDLMTDIQNSDLNDVAMCRLINNRIMEVEHNFLSPYVSPKEYPFRHIFFGSGEHTLQALIDHLNLLLTNPKGFNSDLLRNQFALATWTIQGSANALSGDVWEIDNEV; this is encoded by the exons ATGGATCAAGCAAGATCAGCAATTTCCAACATA TTTCGTGGGGAGCCACTTACCTACACACGTTTTAGCCTGGCTCAGAACATGGAGGGCGAAAACAGCCATGTGGAAATGAAGCTGTCCGATGGCGATGAGGAGGTGGGCAATTCTGTTGGTGAACACCACGATCCTCGCATTGTGAAGTCACGAAGGAGCCCCAGAAGCGCGTGCTGCATGATTATTGTAGTTCTTCTCATCTTCCTCATCG GGTTTATGATTGGGTATTTAGCAGAACGTCGGAGAACAGGGGATCAGACCTGCAGCCAGGCTCAATATAGCCCTGCTGAAAGTTCTGATGATGAGACCCCTGTTGAACCGCAGCCCCCCCTGGACTGGAATGATCTGAAGAACCTGCTGACCACAAAAATAACCACTCAGACATTTGAAACGCAAATCAA GGATTTTAAATCAAATAGTCACGAGGCTGGTTCTGAGGGAGATGAGAAGCTTGCCAGCACAGCGTTTAACAAATTCAAAAGCTACGGTATGAATCCCTGGATTGATGAGCACTTCATCAAAGTTCAAACTCTTCATAG CACaaaaagcaacaaagttacAATTGGAGACACTGAAATTTATACCTCACAAAAGGGATATCTGTCCTACAGTGCTACTGGAACCGTAAAG GGCAGTCTGGTTTATGCTTACCAAGGCCGGCCAGAAGATTTTAAAGTGCTGATGGAAAAGAACATTAACTTGACTGGAAGTGTAGTGTTGGTGCGTGCTGGGCAACTGAGTTTTGCAGAGCAG GTGGCCAATGCTGAGAAAGTGAAGGCTGCTGCGGTTTTGATTTACCCAGACCGTAAGGAGTACAGAAACCTCCCAACTAATACTGAGCTCTTTGGTCAT GTCCATCTGGGCTCTGGAGATCCCTATACCCCAGGGTTCCCCTCCTTCAACCACACTCAGTTCCCACCAGCCACATCCTCTGGGCTGCCTGGCATCCTGGCTCAGACAATCACCGCTGATGCTGCAAAAAAGCTATTCAC AAACCTGTCGGGGGATCTTGCACCCACAGAGTGGTCTGGATCAATGGATGTGATCTACAGGCTGAATAGTGCCTCCGACCTGGTTCAAGTGGAAGTGAATAATGTCCTGGTGGAGAAAAGCATTCACAACATTTTTGGAGTAATCAAGGGATTGGTTGATCCAG ATCGCTACGTTGTGATCGGTGCTCAGAGGGACTCCTGGGGCCCAGGGTTTGCCAAATCCACTGTGGGCACAACCCTCCTGATGGAGCTGGCTAGGGCCATTACGGAGATGAAGAATG ACGGATACATGCCTCGAAGAAGCCTCGTCTTTGCAAGCTGGAGTgctggtgattttggcagtgtCGGAGCAACTGAGTGGCAGGAG ggCTTTATGTCGATGTTGCATTTGAAAGCTGCTGCCTATATTAACCTGGATCGAGTTGTTTTGG GGTCTGACAAATTTCAAGCCTCTGCAAGTCCGTTATTGTACAGCCTTATTGGAAGCACATTAAACTCG GTAAAGGCTCCAGGCAGCAGCAGTTCAGGAACTATATACAGCACTTCAGGAAGTGAATACTGGGAGAGTTCTCT CATGGTACCTATGAAGATGGATGATGCGGCCTATTCCTTCCTTTCATTTTCTGGCATTCCATCATTTTCGTTCGGCTTTATTCAG ACAATTCAACCATACCAGTACTTAGGAACAGCAGAGGATACCCAGGATAAATTATATGTCGTTACAAATGGACAGATTTCAATCCGTGCCGTTGCTGCTGCACAAGTAGCTGGACAAATGGCGTTACGACTGACCCATGACCACCTGCTCAGGTTAGATGTGGACCGATACACCAAGAGTCTGGGAGCCGTGATCTATAAACTCAGACAGCGTAAATCTCAGCTGCAGGCG TCTGCCAACCTCACTCTTAACTGGATGGCTTCTGCTCATGGAGATTTCTCAAGAGCTGCTCGAGATCTGATGACCGACATCCAGAACAGTGACCTGAATGATGTTGCTATGTGTCGCTTAATTAACAACCGCATCATGGAG GTGGAGCACAACTTCCTGTCTCCCTATGTCTCGCCAAAGGAATACCCTTTCCGCCACATCTTCTTTGGGTCTGGTGAACACACATTGCAGGCATTAATCGACCACCTTAACCTTCTCCTTACCAACCCCAAGGGCTTCAACTCCGACCTTCTCCGGAACCAGTTTGCTCTGGCCACTTGGACCATCCAGGGCTCTGCTAACGCCCTCTCGGGGGATGTGTGGGAAATTGACAATGAAGTGTAA